TGTGGGGGATGAGCGGAAGGGAATTTTAAAGGCAGGAAACAGCGCAGATTTAGAAGCAACCTTCCACTTCGACCATATCTTTGGCGACGGCAGTGCTGCGCCTGATGATTCCCTGAATACTGGAGCATTAGGGTTTGAACCATTGGCCGCCCTTGCGAGTGGGGGGGAACTGGTTGTGGATCAGGCAACATTGCAGCAATCTCTTGCCCCTGAAGATTACGCCACCTTAGAGAAGGCTGTGTCTGGTTTCGGTCATGTTGGTGAAGGGCATTGTGGTGCGGATAGCTAACAGGGTTCATTCACCCATGCTTGAGTAAGAGACAAAGTGCCTCGTGATGTAAACAAATGACACTTACGGAATTTCCAGGTTTCGTAGCTTTATAGACCTTGATTTGACTCATTGAGTACTTCATTTAGAGGGCCAAGTTTTTATGGTCAAAAAACTGACGAGATGGCCATCGCCTCTTTGGCTAAGCGTTTTATCGATCGTGATGTTTGGCACGGCGCGCCACGCTTATGCCCATGGCGTGTCCATGTCCTATCAAACGACTGAGGTTATCGAAATCCAGGGAAAATACGATTCTGGAGAGCCGATGGCCGACGCTCAGGTGGCTGTATATGCGCCTGATGATCCCTCGACCCCTTGGCTCACGGGAACAGCAGATGACCAAGGCGTATTTATGTTCAAGCCAGATTTGAGCCAGCCTGGGAACTGGGAGGTTCAGTTTCGGCTGGCTGGCCACGGTGATATTATGACTATTCCTGTGGACGCTGAATCCAATCCTGTCGGCACTCGTGGGAGCACGGGGGGGCTGAATTCGGTGCAAAAGCTAATCGTTTTTGGTGCAATGACCTGGGGGTTTGTCGGAACTGCGCTTTATTTTTCGGGACGAAAGCAGCGGATGCAGAAATCTGCTGATTCTGGTCTACAGTCCACTCCTTCTCAGTTTTAAGTTTTCTAGCAAAGTGTGGGTCTGCGCGTGCATATTCCTGATGGTATTCTCCCGGCAAAGGTTTGTATTGGTGGCTATGCGATCGCTGGTTTAGCGACTTGGTATGCCTTACGTCAGATTCGTCACGATCCGGATCCGACGCAGAGCATTCCCAGGGCCTCCTTGCTAACGGCTGCTTTTTTTATTGCCTCATCGATTAGTATTCCGGTTCCCCCCGCGAGTGTCCATTTGGTTTTGAATGGTCTGCTGGGTGCGTTGCTGGGCTACTATGCGTTTCCTGCAATTCTAGTGGGGCTTTTCTTTCAGGCCGTGATTATTGGTCATGGAGGATTGACGACTTTAGGCGTGAATGCGGTGATGATGGGGATTCCTGCGTTAATTGCCCACCATGTGTTTCAAGGGCGTAGTTATGTCACTCGTTGGTGGAAAGACAGGATTGCGTTGGGCGTTTTTGCGTTTCTGGCTGGAGCGGTTGGCATTGGATTATCGGCGCTCATCTTTTTTGGGTTGGTCGTTACGACGATTCCCGCGACTTTTGATGCCTCTACGGAGCGAGCGGCGGTGTACGGTTTGACCCTCGCCCACATTCCGTTAATGGTGATTGAGGGTACGTTTACCGCGTTCATTGTGCTGTTTCTGAATCGGGTGAAGCCGGAGTTGTTTCCGGCTAAGGAGCATCTTTCATGAGGCTTGAGCTTGATGAGTATGCCGATTTAGATTCTCCCCTCCACCGATGGCATCCCCAATGCAAGCTGATTGGCTTGAGTACATTGATAGGGGCGATCGCCTTTGTCGAAGATATTCGCCTTTTGCCGATCGTCATTAGTCTCACGGCAGTTCTGTACTGGATTTCAGGATTGCCAATGTCCTACTGGGTTTCACGGGTTCATTATCCGGGCTATTTCTTGCTTGGGATTGTGGGGCTTTTGCCCTTTATTTCAGGGGATACGGTGCTGTGGCAGTGGGGGATCATCACGATTCGGCAGGAGGGATGTCTGGCCGTACTGCTGATTTCCTGCCGCTTCCTCGCCATCATTACCTTGAGTTTGCTGCTGTTTGGAACGGCTCCCTTTTTGACAATGGTAAAGGCGATGCGATCGCTCGGCTTACCGAGTGTCTTAACCGATATGCTGCTGTTATCCTATCGATACCTGTACGATATTGCCGACAATTTGGGACAAATGCAGCAATCGATGCGATTAAGAGGGTTCCACAGTGGTTACGCTGTCCAGACAGCGTCTCAGAGGCGATCGCTCCCGTTTGTACCAAATCTCTCGACACTAAAAATCCTGGCTTCTCTGACCGGAACGCTGTTGGTGAGGAGTTATGAACAGTCGGAACGGGTTTATAAAGCGATGCGGTTGCGGGGGTACGGATGTCAGCCTCGGCAAACAGCGTCTTGGAGCCAGACGATGGATCGAGCTAGCTTAATTGCGCTATTCGCTACGATTACGGGTGCAGCAAGCTTAATCCTTGTTCAAGCAATATTGAGGTAATCGCGCGTTTTTGGCAGGTTTCAACTAGGTTTTTACGTGTATGGATTATCCAAATTTCTCAACAGTTTCTCCGCGGGTTGCCACAGAGCCCAGTTTAGAGGTTCAGCTCGCGGCGATCGCGGCTCAGAATGTCAGCTTTTCCTATCCCGATAAGCCTGATACGCTGCAGAATGTTTCGCTTACCATCCAGCCGGGTGAACGGGTTGCCATTATTGGGCCGAATGGAGCCGGAAAGACAACGCTGTTTATGAGTATTTGCGGTGTGTTGAAGCCGCATCAAGGCGAGATTGAGGTGTTTGGGCGATCGATTGCGCTAGGCGAGTTTCGACCGGAAATTGGCTTAGTCTTTCAGAATCCAGATGACCAGTTGTTATCGGCGTCGGTATGGGATGATGTCGCCTTTGCCCCTCAAAATATGGGCTTGGATGAAGCAGCCGTTCACGAACGGGTACGAGAAGCCTTGCATTTGACCGGAACGACGGAGTTAGCCAATCGTGCGCCCCATCACTTATCGGGGGGGGAAAAACGGATGGTGGCGATCGCGGGTGTGATAGCGATGCACCCTCGTGTCGTTATCTATGACGAACCTTCGGCAAACTTGGATCTGAGGGCGCGACGGCGATTAATTAATTTTTTGAAGACTACGACGGAAACACTAGTGATCTCGTCCCACGATCTGGAATTTCTGCTAGAAGTGTGCGATCGCGTGATTTTGATGGATGAAGGGAAAATTGTTGCTGATGGAGAGCCCAAAACAATTATGGGTGATCAGGAGCTTATGGAAGCCCATGGTATGGAAAAACCTCACTCACTCGTGCCCCATCAACAGCCCCACCACGATCGCGATTCCGCTTGAATCCTAACGGTGGGTACGGGCGAGTTTGGCAGACCGAACCCAGCCAATGCCGAGATTCAATGGCGAAACCCGCCTCTACGAATTGATCATTGATTAACCGAATGTGCTGTTAGGACTCGGCAGACTTTGGCTTGAGTAATTTAGCGGGAATGCCGACGGCGGTTTGTCCTGCAGGCACGTCTGAGATCACCACTGCATTCGCGCCGATACAGGCGTCATCGCCAATGGTGACTGCGCCTAGAATTTTTGCGCCTGCCCCAACATTGACCCGCGCCCCCAGTTTCGGTGCATCAAGGGGGCGATCGAGATGCCGATTGCCAAGGGTGACGCCTTGGCGAATAATGCTGTCGTCTCCAATGACACTGTACCCATGGATTACGATCGCCCCTTGGTGTTCAATCACGACACGGCGACCCAGCGTTACCGTATAGGGAAGCTCAATCCCGTAGCCGTTGCGAACTTTGCGATAGAGAGCATTGTAAAGAAACTTGAGGGGGGCTCTGATGATCTTCGGTTGTGCCATGCGCCACACCCCAAATCGATACACGGCAACCGCTCGGAAACCGGGTAGAGTCCAGTCGCGCCCATGAGCTATCCAATCTTCTCGGATTTGTTCCCACAATCCCAATTCAAGCTGAACCCGCGCACCGTCTGCCCAAGATTTGAGTTCAGAGTTGACAGACTTTGATTCCCGGTTAATGGTGTCCGAATTGCTCAAAGCTGACCTCCTTTTACCAGGGCACTATTCATAAAAAAGTCGCTGAGGAGCTGAGGCGGATCGGAATCCGGCTTTCGCTGAATCACACGGCGGACTCTCCAGGTTAAGAAGCCAATCATCCACGCAAGTTCTGTCAGAATGGCATAGAACCAGCCGTAGTTTTTCACATAGTACCGTCGTCTGGATTCAAACCAATAGGTTGGGAGACGCTTGGCCTTCTGCTTAGCATCAGTCACCCCTGTACTTTGTCCCACGAAGTGAACCACTCGACTTTCAGGAACATACCAACACGACCATCCCGCGCGATGAGATGCTAAACAGAAGTCGAGTTCCTCGTAGTACAAGAAATACGCTTCGTCCATTAAGCCAATGTCATCAAACACTGCACGGCGCACCATCATACTCGCCCCTGCCACCCATTCTGTTTCACAGATTTCATCGGAAACGGGGGGCGCGACAATCCATTTCGAGAGAAGCTGGGTCACAATACCAAGGCGTAACCCACCCTCAAACTCGTTAACAATGTTAGGAAAACGAAAGGCAGACCGTTGAGGTGTACCATCCGGATCTTCGAGCCGACTGCCTGCGATGCCCGCTTCAGGGTTAGCGTCCATAAACTCCACAAGCGTGCGGATCGCACCGGGACGAACTACCGTGTCAGGATTGAGGAGGAAAACATAGTCTGGTGGAGTGTCAGACGCTAGCGCTGGACGGATCGCCGCATTATTTCCGAAGGCATAACCCCCGTTAACATCGAGGGGCATGAAGGTAGCCCACTCGTGCCACTGCTCGTTGGCGATCGCCGCTGCAATCTTTTCTGCAGAGCCATCTCCAGAGTGGCTATCGACTACGGTGACACGAATACCGGGCATGGCCTGAACTTCCGGCACGAGCGATCGCAAGCAGTCAATCACCAAGCCCGCAGTACGGTAGTTCACGATGACGACTAGGACAGATTTTTGATGAATCTGAGTTTCGGCAGACATAACTCCTCTGATACCAGTAAACATGGATGGCACGGCAGGCATAAAACAGAAGTTTTAGACTTTTAGATACATGATGAGGGAATGAATTATCTGATAAACACTTTATTTAAGCTGCAAGTTGAACATTCTTCAATTACCTTCAATTATCAGTATTCAGTTATCAGTATTCAGTATAGGAGACGATCCACTGCCCAGGGGCGTCAAGCATGAAATCGCTCGAAACTCCGGGAGCTTTAGAACTTTCACGCCAACTAATGGTCTTTGAACCTTGATAGAGAAGGATGCACAAGTCTTCATCTTAATGAATTTAGGTAGGCTAGCTGCATCCAGTATATCTGTTAACCCTTGAGGGCAGTGCAAAATTTCTAGCTGTATATATTAAGATGCTGTCAAGATTATTCCTCTTGAGGGTGAAAAGTACTAAAAAATCAAGAGGTTTCGTGTGTGAGTAGTAGAAGTACATTGGAGAGCGTCGCTCCATGATCAACTCTTTCGAGTTCTGATTCCAGATTGAATTTTTTCGTGAACAAGAAGATTAATTTTGTAAGGAAAATAAAATTTTCCAGAGCGATGATTCAGTGCTTTATAAGGCAATAGTTTGTCTGTAAATTTAAGAAAAAATATTCCTTTAGTCGGATATCTGCATTGGTTTTTATCTAAGGATTCAAACTCTAGATTGATTTCAAGCGAAGGGTTCGCGGCTTATAAATAGAATATGGATTTTGCCAGTAGAACGATGCTGTTGAGCACGTTAAGTTGATAGAAGAAAAGATGCTGAAAAGCGATTTAACAATGTTCTCTTGTTAATCAGAGCGATGGCGTTCTCGTCGTTGGCGATCGCTCATCTACTTGTGGCGCGGCCTTCTGAAGCTTTGCAATCAGGTCTGGATCGAGTATGTTGAGAAGCTTAGAGATGAGCAGCAAGATTCTGTAGAAACTGTAGGTAATTCTGTTCAAGACTTGTTCGAGTAGGATAGATTTCTACTCACCCTACAGTAAGCTTTGAACGCTCAATTGCTAAATTGAGTCTCCCCGTTTTCAGTATCTTAATGATTTGGATTTCATTTGGAGTTTGTGTCGTTAATAATTGACGGAAGGTATTGACTATGAATTACACCTATAGCGTTCCTACGTGATTTATGAAAAAGATGAGTTGTGAAATGTGCGCCCCGTCGGGGCGCACATTTCACAATCCAAATAGGATTGCTATATGTTCGGTTCAATCGGTTGATGCGTACAGTGTTAGCCGTGGTTGTGTGTGGCGTGATGTTATTTAGCATTGCGATGCCTGCCTATGCAATCGGGAGTTCAAAATCAAAGCCCTATGAAGGAGAAGCCCAGCTCAATGAGGTGCAGCGACGTTCTGAAGATGTGCTAAAGGCGGAACCTCGCTCAATGAATGATCTGAAGGAAACTGCTCAAGGGGGAATCAACGAGATTCAAGGCGCTGCGGACTACGATAAAATGAGTTGGCCTGAAAACTCCCAGGATGCAGAGTCTGTTCCCGACCAGATTAAGCGTGCATTTGACGCCCTGACGGATCGCTAAGCCTAGACGATCACCGCCTGTATGTTCGCAGTGCGGATTAAAACTTCACACGCTTGCATAATGCGATCGCCCTATCTCTCGCCAAGTAGGGCGATGTGCTGTGTGGATCTACATTTTACAAGTTGGAGGGCGTCAGCACACTTTTGTCGTTTTGCGGAAACAAGCAGTTCTGGTACGGAAGTAAGCTATTCCTTCAAACACTTCAGTTTGTAATAAGTGTATTTCGTAACGGATTCCTCGACATACACTCATAACAGTAATCATCGAACTCCAAAATTCCAATAGGTTCTAAACGGTTACGGTAATCAGCAAAGCTGGGTATCTCGTCCTGACTAGGTGCAAGTTTTACTGAATACCCATTAAGCAGGAATTGGTGTCGGACGCATCGTGTGAGGGGAGTTATAGAAGCTATGGTTCAGCCCAGCCTACCCGTAATGTCGAGTTTGCTGTTGGCTACAGTGGGCGCACCCGCTGTATCGGCTGTAGAACTGCCAGCAGAACCCATACCCCAGGCGGAGTCGCCATCCGTGGGTGCATTGCTGGAGTTTTCGGTTTCCCAGTCTGCCAATCCGATGGACGATCGCTTTCTGCAAGACATTCCGGTTCCCCCTCCCCCTGATGCTCCACCGGTGCTTTCCCCTGAAGTTGAATCAGAGTCCTCCTTGGATGCTCCGGATATGGAAGAGCTATCACCCCCTGAGCCTGATACGGATGCCGAGCCTCGGTTTTCGGTGCAAACGATCGAGGTTGTGGGTAGTACCGTATTTGATTCCGAGGATTTTGCACCTATCATTCAGCCTCTAGAGAACCGTGAAATTGGGTTGGCCGACCTTCAAGCCGCCACGGATGCGATTACGCAACTGTATCTAGACGAAGGCTATCTCACGTCGAGAGCGCTGCTTGTGGATCAGGAGATTACCAATGGCGTTGTTCAAATCCAGGTGATTGAAGGGAGCCTGTCAGATATTGAAATTTCAGGATTGCAGCGGTTGAATGAACGCTATGTGCGCGATCGCATTCAGCTTGGTGCGGGTGTTCCTTTAAAGACTCAAGATTTGGAAGAGCAATTGCGGCTACTGCGATTTGATCCGCTGTTTAAAACCGTAGAAGCGAGTCTGCGTCCATCGGGCACGGTGGGGCAAAGTATTTTGGTGGTTCGGGTTACGGAAGCTGACTCTTGGTTGGGGAGTTTTAGTGTAGATAACTATTCCCCTCCCAGCGTGGGATCGGAACGGATGAATGTGAGTCTTGGCTATCGCAATTTGACTGGATTAGGGGATGAAGTCAACGCCACCTATCGACGTACGACGACCGGAGGTGCAGAAATTGTTGAATTTGCCTATCAAGTGCCGCTAAACCCGATGGATGGCACCTTACAAATTCAAGCAATTTGGGACTGGAACGATATCACCGATGATGAGTTCGCTGATTTTGACATTTCCGGTTCGTCGGAGATCTATGAGATCAGCTTCCGGCAACCGCTCATTCGTCGGGTCGAGGAGGAGTTTGCGCTATCGTTGGGGCTGAGTTACAAAGACGGGCAAACGTTTTTGTTTGACTTACCGACGCCGTTCGGCATTGGCCCTGACGAGAATGGGGTGAGTCGGGTGACAGCTCTGCGCTTTGGGCAGGACTACGTCCACCGCGATCCGTATGGGGCATGGGCCGTGCGATCGCTCTTTAGTTTCGGTATTGACGTATTTGATCCAACGATTAACGAACCGCCCGTACCCGACGGTCTGTTCGTTAGCTGGTTGTTTCAAGGGCAGCGGGTGCAGCGTCTAGGGGAGGATCATTTGCTGATCGCGCTGCTCGATTTGCAACTGACCCCTAACAGTCTGCTGCCGTCTGAACAATTCGTGATTGGGGGAGGACAGTCGGTGCGGGGATACACCCAGAATGCGAGATCTGGGGACAATGGGTTTCGCTTCACCCTAGAGGATCGGATCACTCTAGCGTGAGATGCGTCGGCCAATCCGATTTTCCAGCTCGCTCCTTTCCTAGACGCGGGTGCGGTCTGGAATCATCCTTACCGGATCAGACGTTCTTAGCTAGCGTTGGCCTTGGAGCCTTGTGGGAGCCAATGCCTGGGTTAAATCTGCGTTTGGATTATGCTATTCCCTTTGTAAACTTGGATGATCGGGGCAATAATGCCCAGGATGAGGGCTTTTACTTCAGCGTGGGCTATCAGTTTTAGTTGTTTTTGCTCCGCTTGCTCCGTTGTTCTAACCGAAAGAACCACACCATTAGGGCGATAACGCCTAGCTGCAGGGCAAAGTTAGGCAGCGTTGCTGGATCTCCTCGACCAGCGACGAGTTGGCTTAGAAAAATGACCGCGCCAATCGCACCCGATGCTGCACAGGCAAAATAGACGAAAATGCGCAGACCTCGATAGGGGGCTTTCACTTCCGCCATGAGGCGATCGCGCTCTTCTGGGGTGAGCGATCGCGGTGAGATAGGGTTGCGAAACGGTTGCTTTGGATCTGGCTTAGACATCAGTTGCTTGTAGGCTTCCACGGTGTAGCGTTAGAGATTCATTCCCTCTACCTCTTGTAGCCTAACAGAATCAGAACATGCAGATGAGGCACCCGATGCAAGACTCTTTACCAAAATCCCCGTCGTCCACTGGGATGAATGGTGGCCCAATTGGTGCGTGCAGTAGCAAGCTGTTCCTCGGAAATCTTGGCTCCGGTGAGATCGGCTCCACAGAGATTTGCGCCCCGTAAATTTGCATTGCTGAGATAGGCATAGCTCAGGTCTGCGCCTCGTAAATTCGCATTACCCAAGTCGGCATGACTTAGATACGCCCTCGCTAAATTGGCGTTTTTCAAGACGGCTTCATTCAAATTAGCCCGCCCAAAATCAGCGTTAAAGAGGTTGGCACCTTGGAGATTGACTTTACAGAGCTTGGATTGATGGAAGCTCGCCCCTGACAAATTGGCGCGGGACAAATTCAACATGCCCAGGTTATGCAGTGTGAAGTCTCTGCGCCCTTTCGCATAGGCGTCTAGGATTTCCTTGGCATCCATACGCGCCAAAATTTTAGAGGCGGGTTGCTCACTGGAATTGCTGCGGGCTGCTCCCCCCGTACGATGGGGGGTATTACCACTGGATGAATTGGAGTCGAGGGAGGTTCGAGCGATCCCAGGTGTACGACGATTCCCCCCGGTTTGGATGTTGGTGGTATCGCCTCCTTGGCGGGCAATCTGGCGGGCACGAATTGCGGCGGCCATGCGTGCGGATGGGGAGGTGGATAGCGATGTGTGATCGCCTGCAGGATCTGCTGAGGGCGATCGCCCCGATTTTGCGACAGTATTTGGCCCAGACGACTTGCCCGCCGTTGTCACCATGCTTTGGGCAAGGCTATCCAGGTAGGGTTCCAGATCCAATGCGCGCAGAACGTCATTGGGGGATTGGTAGCGGTGGCGCACTGAGACTTCCAACATTTTTTGGAGAACGCCCGCAAAATGTTCGCTCACATGGACATGCTCTCTCCAAAGTAATTCCCCCGTCATGGAGTCATAGTTCATATCCTTGGGTGATTTCCCAGAAAGGAGATAAATGCAGGTGACCCCAAGCGCGTAAATATCGCTGGCATAAACCGGACGCATCGCCATTTGCTCTGGAGGGGCATACCCCGGTGTCCCGATGGCATAGGAGGTGAGTGCCGTTTGCTCCGATGCCCCCATCCTTTCTGGGCTAACCTGATCCTTAACGGCTCCGAAATCAATCAAAACTAACTTTTTGTCTTCGGCGCGGCGAATCAAGTTTGCAGGCTTGATGTCGCGATGGATCACCTGCTGGCTGTGGATATACTGCAACATTGGCAGGATTTCGCTCAGGAATTGTTTAACCCCGCTTTCGCTGAATGGGCCAGAATCGCGTACTTCCTGCTGTAGGGTTGATCCGCTAATATATTCTTGAACGAGATAAAATTCCTGATTTGCTTCAAAGTAGTCCAGTAGGCGAGGTACTTGAGGGTGATTCCCAATTTTGCCAAGGGTTTTAGCTTCGCGCTTGAAGAGATCGCGAGCCATTTGCATCACATGGGCTGAATGGGCGGCTGGCCGCAACTGCTTAATCACGCAGAAAGGACTGCCCGGTAGTGATTCGTCTTTGGCGAGAAATGTTGCGCCAAAACCTCCTTGCCCCAAGAGCTGTACCACGCGATAGCGATCTTTGAGCAGCAATTTGGAGCCACAAGCTTGACAAATCTCTGTGTGGGCTAAATTGTCAGGATTTGGGCAGGATGGGTTCAAGCAGTAGCTCATTCGACATCACTCATTCTTGTCGATCGCGGTGGCAATGCTTAGGAAAGGTCGTCGAAGCAGAGCACTTAATTACGTTCTATCTACCATTATTTCCTGAAATCCAGAAGCACTAACCGCTATTCCTACAGAGAATCGGATAAAGATTTCCTAAGGAAATGACAGTGTGGATTGAAATCCCGGTAAACACTGACACTAATGCTTCAGACTCAAGGTTAACCGTATGGAATTAAGCCTCTGCTTCGAAAGGACGATAGCGGTGTAACCCTTAGCTAGAGACACAGGTGGTTGTTAACGACTCTAGATCTGCTCTTCGTAATATGCGAACCATAAGGTTTTGTCCCTACTTCAACATTGTCTGACCGCATCTTCCGAAGATGCGCTATGGGCAGATGCCCATCATACTAGCAACACTTGAGGTTTGAATCTGCGATGGCTGCCATTGCGGGCTTAACTTGGGCCATCCTACATGAGTAGTGACGACGGGGTTAGGCAGAGCCTTGGGTGGACTGGGGTTTGGTGTCACGCCTCAAGAGGGAGTGCCGTGCGGCAATGGGGACATCGAGACTTATAGTCAGCAGGACTCGAAGAATCTGCTGTGACCAGCCCCTACGGTATTGCTATCTCTATCATGCCCAAAGTTTGGAGGTTATTAACAGATCGACGCGTTCACGTTTCGGGAAACGTATGCATATTTGCGGTGGTGATGAATACCAGTAGAATGCTGAAAATGCAGTGATCTCTGGTAAGAACTATGCCTCACGCGGCAATTGTTGGGTTAGGGAAGTCGGGAATTGGGGCGGCACGGCTGTTGAAGGTGCAGGGCTGGGACGTGTGGATTAGCGATCGCACCACCTCTCCATTTTTGGAACACCTTCAGACGAAACTTGAAGCTGAAGGGATTCCAGTCCGCTTGGGGCATACGATCCAACCTGATCCTGCTGAGCTTGATCGACTGGTGGTTAGTCCAGGGGTGCCGTGGGACTTGGAACCGATTGAGAAAGCGCGATCGCTCGGCATTGAAACCCTGGGCGAAATGGAATTGGCATGGCGATCGCTCCAGTCCTGGCCGTGGGTGGGCATTACGGGCACGAACGGCAAAACGACGACTACAGCGCTGGTTGCGGCGATGTTTCAGGCGGCGGGCTTGAATGCACCCTCCTGCGGCAATATTGGAAACGCGGCGACGGAGTTGGCCTATCAGGTTGTGACTCAGGGGGGACGCCCGTTGGATTGGGTGATTGCCGAGGTTAGCAGCTACCAGATTGAGTCGTCGGATACCTTAGCGCCTGAGATTGGCATTTGGACGACGTTTACCCCGGATCACCTCAGTCGTCACTACACGCTGGATAACTACTACGCGATTAAGGCAAGTCTCCTGGGGCGATCGCGCTATCAAGTCTTTAACGGTGACGATCCGTACCTGCGTGCTCATGCGCCGACCCAATTTGCGGATGCCTGCTGGACGAGCGTGCAGGGGAAAGAATATCTGGTGGCGAATCCAGACCGGGGCACCTACCTGGATAATGGCTGGGTCTTCCACGGACAAACACCGATTGTGCAAGCGGCAGATCTGCGAATGGTGGGCCGTCATAACCAGCAAAATTTGCTGATGGCGGCGGCGGCGGCGTGTTTGGCGGGGATTGACCCAGAGGCGATCGCCCAAGCCGTTCGCACCTTTCCCGGTGTTCCCCATCGGTTGGAACACATTTGCACCTGGCGGGGAATTGACTTCATCAACGATAGCAAGGCCACCAATTACGATGCGGCAGAGGTAGGACTAGCGGCGGTTGCGGCTCCGGCGATCCTGATTGCCGGGGGTGATCCGAAAGCGGGGGATGATGAAGGCTGGATGCGCCAAATTCACGCTAAGGCCGCAGCGGTGCTTCTGATTGGGGATGCCGCGCCTGCGTTTGCACAACGACTGGCGGAAACGGGCTACACCAACACTGAGATCGTCGAAACGATGGATCGGGCGGTGCGACGGGCGGCGGAACTGGCTCCGCAGGTGGGCGCACGGGTAGTGCTGCTGTCGCCTGCTTGTGCCAGTTTTGATCAGTACAGGAGCTTTGAGCAGCGGGGCGACCATTTCCGCCAGCTTTGCTTGGAGCAATTTCAGGATTAGGACAGAGGGGCAGCGCTTGAGAAATCGGTATTCTGTAGATAGGGTTTCCCACCTCGATTAACTCAGCGAATCATCTAGGAGAAAGACGCATGGTGCAACTCAGCGATCGCCCCACCCAGGAGTCGATTCAAGATTTGATTGGTCAGCAGCGAGCCTTTTTCCGCACGGGGAAAACCAAGGATGTGGAATTTCGGATGCAGCAACTCCAGACCTTGCGGCAAGCCATTCTTGATGCCCAAGATGCAGTAATGGCAGCGCTACACGCTGATTTGCGGAAACCGGAGTTTGAAACCTACGCCACCGAAATTGGGGTGATTCGCGAGATTGATCATGTTCTAAAGCACCTCAAATCGTGGGTAAAGCCGCGTAAGGTTGCCTCGCCCATCGATCAGTTTCCGGCAACGGCTAAAGTTCATGCGGAACCGCTGGGTGTAGTGTTGATTATTGGCCCCTGGAACTACCCATTTCAGCTTGCTCTGTCTCCGCTTGTGGGGGCGATCGCCGCTGGTAACTGCGCGATTTTGAAGCCCTCCGAACTGGCTCCGGCGACCTCGCGAGTCATTGCAGACCTAGCGCAAAAAATTTTCGATCCGGCCTACATTTCTGTGGTTGAAGGTGGGGTGGAAACGAGTCAAGCTCTACTGGCTGAAAAGTTTGAT
Above is a genomic segment from Synechococcales cyanobacterium T60_A2020_003 containing:
- the cbiM gene encoding cobalt transporter CbiM; the protein is MHIPDGILPAKVCIGGYAIAGLATWYALRQIRHDPDPTQSIPRASLLTAAFFIASSISIPVPPASVHLVLNGLLGALLGYYAFPAILVGLFFQAVIIGHGGLTTLGVNAVMMGIPALIAHHVFQGRSYVTRWWKDRIALGVFAFLAGAVGIGLSALIFFGLVVTTIPATFDASTERAAVYGLTLAHIPLMVIEGTFTAFIVLFLNRVKPELFPAKEHLS
- a CDS encoding ABC transporter ATP-binding protein gives rise to the protein MDYPNFSTVSPRVATEPSLEVQLAAIAAQNVSFSYPDKPDTLQNVSLTIQPGERVAIIGPNGAGKTTLFMSICGVLKPHQGEIEVFGRSIALGEFRPEIGLVFQNPDDQLLSASVWDDVAFAPQNMGLDEAAVHERVREALHLTGTTELANRAPHHLSGGEKRMVAIAGVIAMHPRVVIYDEPSANLDLRARRRLINFLKTTTETLVISSHDLEFLLEVCDRVILMDEGKIVADGEPKTIMGDQELMEAHGMEKPHSLVPHQQPHHDRDSA
- a CDS encoding glycosyltransferase family 2 protein, with the translated sequence MSAETQIHQKSVLVVIVNYRTAGLVIDCLRSLVPEVQAMPGIRVTVVDSHSGDGSAEKIAAAIANEQWHEWATFMPLDVNGGYAFGNNAAIRPALASDTPPDYVFLLNPDTVVRPGAIRTLVEFMDANPEAGIAGSRLEDPDGTPQRSAFRFPNIVNEFEGGLRLGIVTQLLSKWIVAPPVSDEICETEWVAGASMMVRRAVFDDIGLMDEAYFLYYEELDFCLASHRAGWSCWYVPESRVVHFVGQSTGVTDAKQKAKRLPTYWFESRRRYYVKNYGWFYAILTELAWMIGFLTWRVRRVIQRKPDSDPPQLLSDFFMNSALVKGGQL
- a CDS encoding DUF3493 domain-containing protein, translating into MSKPDPKQPFRNPISPRSLTPEERDRLMAEVKAPYRGLRIFVYFACAASGAIGAVIFLSQLVAGRGDPATLPNFALQLGVIALMVWFFRLEQRSKRSKNN
- the cbiQ gene encoding cobalt ECF transporter T component CbiQ, producing MRLELDEYADLDSPLHRWHPQCKLIGLSTLIGAIAFVEDIRLLPIVISLTAVLYWISGLPMSYWVSRVHYPGYFLLGIVGLLPFISGDTVLWQWGIITIRQEGCLAVLLISCRFLAIITLSLLLFGTAPFLTMVKAMRSLGLPSVLTDMLLLSYRYLYDIADNLGQMQQSMRLRGFHSGYAVQTASQRRSLPFVPNLSTLKILASLTGTLLVRSYEQSERVYKAMRLRGYGCQPRQTASWSQTMDRASLIALFATITGAASLILVQAILR
- a CDS encoding carboxypeptidase regulatory-like domain-containing protein; the encoded protein is MFGTARHAYAHGVSMSYQTTEVIEIQGKYDSGEPMADAQVAVYAPDDPSTPWLTGTADDQGVFMFKPDLSQPGNWEVQFRLAGHGDIMTIPVDAESNPVGTRGSTGGLNSVQKLIVFGAMTWGFVGTALYFSGRKQRMQKSADSGLQSTPSQF
- a CDS encoding serine acetyltransferase; this encodes MWEQIREDWIAHGRDWTLPGFRAVAVYRFGVWRMAQPKIIRAPLKFLYNALYRKVRNGYGIELPYTVTLGRRVVIEHQGAIVIHGYSVIGDDSIIRQGVTLGNRHLDRPLDAPKLGARVNVGAGAKILGAVTIGDDACIGANAVVISDVPAGQTAVGIPAKLLKPKSAES